A window from Bdellovibrionota bacterium encodes these proteins:
- a CDS encoding methylated-DNA--[protein]-cysteine S-methyltransferase: protein MQTIYWEIIHTPWGKSFVAATDKAIVRLTLPGKSERKEFGPLKKDRSVELVRKQTPLIEQAGRQIIEYFTGKRQAFDLPLDLRGTDFQKKVWRTLLRIPYGKQWSYHDVAKAIGKPKATRAVGLANNANPIPIVVPCHRVIGKDGSLVGYGGGLPLKTRLLALESGSTS from the coding sequence ATGCAAACGATCTATTGGGAAATTATTCACACACCGTGGGGGAAGTCGTTTGTCGCCGCCACGGATAAAGCCATCGTCCGCTTGACGCTCCCCGGAAAGAGCGAACGAAAAGAGTTCGGTCCGCTGAAAAAAGACCGCAGCGTGGAATTGGTTCGTAAACAGACGCCGCTGATCGAACAGGCCGGCCGCCAGATCATCGAATACTTCACCGGCAAACGACAGGCGTTCGATCTGCCGCTGGACCTGCGCGGAACCGATTTCCAGAAAAAAGTCTGGCGAACGCTGCTGCGCATCCCCTACGGAAAGCAATGGTCGTATCACGACGTGGCCAAAGCGATCGGTAAACCCAAAGCCACGCGAGCGGTGGGCCTCGCCAACAACGCGAACCCGATTCCGATCGTGGTGCCGTGCCACCGCGTGATCGGGAAAGACGGCTCGCTGGTCGGCTACGGTGGCGGTCTTCCGCTTAAGACCCGGCTGCTGGCGCTGGAGTCCGGATCCACGAGCTGA